In Lactococcus paracarnosus, a genomic segment contains:
- a CDS encoding mannose/fructose/sorbose PTS transporter subunit IID: MSEKLLTKKELTSMFLRSNFLLGSFNFERVQSLGFCYVMIPALKKIYPPGPERDDALARHLEWFNTQPWLTAPIFGVTAAMEEEKSKGRDIDGSAIQAMKIGLMGPMAGVGDPIFWGTARPVFAALGASLALTGSLAGPLLFFVLINALRLTVKYFGLFYGYEKGLEIIKDMAGGRIKKLTEGASIVGLFVMGALISKWTNINIVLQATKMKDAAGKVKIQSVQNVLDSIMPGMLALGLTLFVAWLLKKGVNPLLIIIVIFIVGILGYAGGVLG; the protein is encoded by the coding sequence ATGAGTGAAAAATTATTAACTAAAAAAGAATTAACAAGTATGTTTCTCCGTTCAAATTTCCTACTTGGGTCTTTCAACTTTGAACGTGTACAATCGCTAGGGTTCTGTTATGTCATGATTCCAGCCTTGAAAAAAATCTACCCACCAGGTCCAGAACGTGATGATGCCTTGGCGCGTCACTTAGAATGGTTTAATACACAACCTTGGTTGACAGCACCAATTTTCGGTGTGACAGCAGCCATGGAAGAAGAAAAATCAAAAGGTAGAGATATCGACGGTTCAGCGATTCAAGCCATGAAAATTGGTTTGATGGGACCGATGGCCGGTGTTGGGGATCCTATTTTCTGGGGCACAGCACGTCCAGTATTTGCAGCCCTCGGTGCTTCTCTAGCCTTGACAGGATCATTAGCAGGCCCACTCCTCTTCTTCGTCTTGATTAATGCTTTACGCCTGACAGTCAAATATTTTGGTCTCTTCTATGGCTATGAAAAAGGCTTAGAAATTATCAAAGATATGGCTGGTGGCCGGATCAAGAAATTGACAGAAGGTGCCTCAATCGTTGGGTTGTTTGTCATGGGTGCTTTGATTAGCAAATGGACAAACATCAATATCGTCTTACAAGCAACTAAAATGAAAGATGCTGCTGGTAAAGTGAAAATCCAATCTGTTCAAAATGTATTAGACAGCATCATGCCTGGTATGTTAGCACTTGGCTTGACTTTGTTTGTCGCTTGGTTACTCAAAAAAGGTGTCAACCCACTATTGATCATCATCGTGATCTTTATCGTTGGTATCCTAGGTTACGCTGGTGGCGTGTTGGGATAA
- a CDS encoding methionine ABC transporter ATP-binding protein encodes MIEVKHLSKQYANHLALDDLSFSVAKNEILGIVGKSGSGKSTLLKLINLMEIPTSGQIVIDGQSTDQLSNKQMAQYKAKIGMVFQHYNLLANKTVAQNVALPLRLVGKKEMDRVASLLSFVGMGEKADAYPADLSGGEQQRVAIARALVRQPEILLCDEATSSLDEENTAAILRLLKNSHDTFGITIFFVSHDLATVKQLCERVLVLEAGHLLGTVDNQPHLAAEATMSYLEKVQRRLAR; translated from the coding sequence ATGATTGAAGTGAAGCATTTATCCAAACAGTATGCCAATCATCTGGCATTAGATGACTTGTCCTTTTCGGTTGCTAAAAATGAGATTCTAGGGATTGTTGGTAAAAGTGGATCTGGTAAATCGACCTTGTTAAAACTGATAAACCTGATGGAGATACCAACAAGTGGTCAGATCGTAATTGATGGTCAGTCGACAGATCAGCTAAGTAACAAACAGATGGCCCAATACAAAGCAAAAATCGGTATGGTCTTTCAACACTATAACTTGTTAGCTAATAAGACGGTTGCGCAAAATGTCGCCCTGCCCTTGAGGCTAGTCGGTAAAAAAGAGATGGACCGTGTTGCAAGTTTACTTTCCTTTGTTGGGATGGGGGAGAAGGCGGATGCTTATCCTGCGGATTTATCTGGCGGGGAACAGCAACGGGTGGCGATTGCTAGGGCTTTAGTCAGGCAGCCTGAAATTTTATTATGTGATGAAGCAACCAGCTCGCTAGATGAGGAAAACACGGCAGCTATCTTGCGCTTACTAAAAAACAGTCATGACACGTTTGGCATTACGATTTTTTTTGTCAGTCATGACCTGGCAACCGTTAAGCAACTTTGTGAGCGTGTGCTCGTCCTAGAAGCGGGTCACTTACTGGGAACAGTCGACAATCAGCCGCACCTGGCAGCCGAAGCTACCATGTCCTATCTGGAAAAAGTGCAAAGGAGGCTTGCTAGATGA
- a CDS encoding methionine ABC transporter permease, with protein sequence MSFMTSIQYYLPELILALKETGIMMGIAMTSCLLIGLPLGIAMFDANPQIQGKRTIRYWLFNFIVTFVRSFPYLLFVITLIPLTRFLLGRAFGPYPASFSLSLIGIVIFARLVEQVLLDVPVATRELASALGATKWQYIWHFLLAEARSGLVLGYTTAVVSLVSYSTVMGIIGGGGIGSFALIYGYQSYQYGIMGLAIAIMIFLVFIIQMIGNQVAYKLDKRK encoded by the coding sequence ATGAGCTTCATGACATCGATTCAGTACTACTTGCCAGAGCTGATACTAGCACTTAAAGAAACTGGTATCATGATGGGCATTGCCATGACGAGCTGTTTGCTGATTGGCTTGCCTTTAGGGATTGCCATGTTTGACGCCAATCCACAGATTCAGGGGAAGCGTACTATCAGGTATTGGCTATTTAATTTTATCGTGACTTTTGTCAGGTCATTTCCTTATTTGCTGTTTGTCATCACCTTAATTCCCCTGACACGGTTTTTACTGGGGAGAGCCTTTGGTCCTTATCCTGCCTCTTTTTCCTTAAGTCTTATCGGGATTGTCATCTTTGCAAGGTTAGTCGAGCAGGTATTGCTTGATGTCCCTGTCGCAACCAGGGAGCTAGCTAGTGCATTAGGTGCGACGAAGTGGCAATATATCTGGCATTTTTTATTGGCTGAGGCTAGGAGTGGCTTAGTATTGGGGTATACGACGGCAGTCGTCAGTCTCGTCTCCTACTCGACCGTTATGGGAATCATTGGTGGTGGTGGTATTGGCAGTTTTGCGCTCATATACGGCTATCAAAGTTATCAATACGGTATTATGGGACTTGCTATCGCGATTATGATTTTTCTTGTCTTCATCATTCAGATGATAGGTAACCAGGTGGCATACAAATTAGATAAACGCAAGTGA
- a CDS encoding MetQ/NlpA family ABC transporter substrate-binding protein translates to MKKWVVAVAVAGLGLSLAACGTSKDKTTSSKSSGDKSDKVITVASQTTPMTDVVKLAAKVAKADGWDIKLVQVTDNVAYNDMVSSGEADASFAEHKPYMTKYNKEKQAKLVAIQPIYNAKVGFYSKAYKTIDKIPDGSKVAIPNDPSNQGRALAILAEQKLITLTAGVGANGTIKDVTANPKHLEWLQVDLLNLSEAYSEPGVALVYNYPTYIAKLGLKPSDALFLEKKIDDRFAIQVVAREDNEKSDKIKALKKAMTSEKVRDFLEKEHSATLIPAF, encoded by the coding sequence ATGAAAAAATGGGTTGTAGCAGTTGCAGTAGCAGGGTTAGGTCTTTCTTTGGCCGCATGTGGGACAAGTAAGGACAAAACCACCAGCAGTAAAAGTAGTGGCGATAAGTCTGACAAGGTGATTACCGTTGCTAGTCAGACAACACCGATGACAGATGTGGTTAAGCTAGCGGCTAAAGTCGCTAAAGCTGATGGTTGGGATATCAAACTTGTTCAAGTCACTGATAATGTTGCCTATAATGACATGGTTTCAAGTGGAGAAGCTGATGCGAGTTTTGCTGAGCACAAACCTTACATGACAAAATATAATAAAGAAAAACAAGCTAAATTAGTTGCCATCCAACCGATATATAACGCCAAGGTCGGTTTCTATTCTAAGGCGTATAAAACCATTGATAAGATTCCTGATGGGAGTAAGGTAGCGATACCAAATGACCCATCAAATCAAGGACGTGCTCTAGCGATTCTTGCTGAACAAAAATTAATAACCTTAACTGCTGGCGTTGGGGCTAATGGGACGATAAAAGATGTGACGGCCAATCCAAAACATCTAGAGTGGTTACAAGTAGACTTATTGAATTTATCAGAGGCTTATAGTGAGCCTGGTGTAGCACTTGTTTATAACTACCCAACCTACATCGCTAAACTTGGATTAAAACCATCTGACGCCCTATTTTTAGAAAAGAAGATTGATGATCGCTTTGCCATTCAAGTTGTTGCACGAGAAGATAATGAGAAATCAGATAAAATCAAGGCACTTAAAAAAGCAATGACAAGTGAAAAAGTTCGTGACTTTTTAGAAAAAGAACATAGCGCAACTTTGATCCCAGCTTTTTAA
- a CDS encoding MATE family efflux transporter: MIDLTKGTPIKVILLFTFPLLLGNLFQLFYNFIDAIIVGHTLGKDAFAAVGATSALNFLVMGFAIGITSGFSIIISQRFGANDTEGVKKSFIIGLFLTLVTAIGLTIVAYLFSFPLLQWMQTPQALIYDAHDFLKAIFGGLIFTVLFNYLSNVLRAIGDSKTPLIALIISTILNIILEFVFILGLHAGVFGAGIATIIAQAFSVIYLIIFIKLKMPLLHVKKRHLSLDKAEIKKHSALGYPMGFQSSIIALGSLTLQIVLNKLGTDVVAMQAIGRQIDQLAMLPMISLGLAVTTFTAQNFGARQYKRMLVGLKHSVIINVIWGILFTVVLLIFNQFFSGLFISAKETNIIHLAFDYYLVNGAFYWLLAILFVVRSFIQGYGNSLVPTLAGVAELLMRAGVSVLSLVTVGLIGVLFSSPAAWIGSVVILVPSYFQITKDLRKKSEKELPVI, translated from the coding sequence ATGATAGATTTAACAAAAGGAACACCGATCAAAGTCATTTTATTATTTACTTTCCCACTACTCTTAGGCAATTTATTTCAGCTGTTTTATAACTTTATTGATGCCATCATCGTTGGCCATACACTTGGGAAAGATGCCTTTGCAGCTGTTGGTGCGACAAGTGCCTTGAACTTTTTAGTGATGGGATTTGCGATTGGGATTACCAGTGGCTTTTCAATCATTATCTCACAAAGATTTGGTGCCAACGATACTGAAGGCGTTAAAAAATCATTTATTATCGGCCTTTTCTTGACTTTAGTCACGGCCATTGGTCTGACTATCGTAGCCTACCTGTTTTCATTTCCTTTACTTCAATGGATGCAGACCCCCCAAGCCTTAATCTATGATGCACACGACTTTTTGAAAGCTATTTTTGGTGGTCTGATTTTCACCGTCTTATTTAATTACTTATCAAACGTGCTGCGCGCCATAGGAGACTCTAAAACACCCTTAATCGCTCTTATCATCTCTACTATCCTCAATATTATTTTAGAGTTTGTCTTCATACTTGGCCTGCACGCAGGGGTTTTCGGTGCTGGTATCGCAACGATTATCGCCCAAGCATTTTCTGTGATTTACCTGATTATTTTTATCAAGCTAAAAATGCCACTCTTACATGTTAAGAAACGGCATTTAAGCTTAGATAAAGCAGAGATTAAAAAGCATTCAGCCTTAGGCTACCCTATGGGCTTCCAATCTAGCATCATCGCCTTAGGCAGCTTAACCTTACAGATTGTCCTGAATAAACTAGGTACAGATGTCGTCGCCATGCAAGCCATCGGCAGACAGATTGACCAGCTTGCCATGCTACCGATGATTAGTCTAGGGCTTGCTGTGACGACCTTTACTGCACAAAATTTCGGTGCTAGACAGTACAAGCGCATGCTTGTTGGCTTAAAGCACTCGGTTATTATCAATGTCATCTGGGGGATTTTGTTTACAGTTGTCCTGCTTATCTTTAACCAATTTTTCTCCGGATTATTTATCAGTGCCAAGGAAACAAACATTATTCACTTAGCCTTTGACTACTATCTAGTAAATGGGGCCTTCTATTGGCTTTTAGCCATCCTATTCGTGGTGCGCTCCTTTATCCAAGGCTATGGTAACAGTCTAGTCCCTACCTTAGCTGGTGTAGCTGAGCTCCTCATGCGTGCTGGTGTCTCTGTCCTCAGTCTGGTCACAGTCGGCCTAATCGGTGTCCTATTCTCAAGCCCTGCCGCTTGGATAGGCAGTGTGGTCATCCTTGTCCCAAGTTATTTTCAAATTACCAAGGATTTGAGAAAGAAAAGCGAAAAAGAACTCCCCGTCATCTAG
- a CDS encoding cold-shock protein produces the protein MAQGTVKWFNAEKGFGFITGQDGKDVFVHFSAIQTDGFKTLEEGQAVNYDVEDGARGLQAVNVTR, from the coding sequence ATGGCACAAGGTACAGTTAAATGGTTTAACGCTGAAAAAGGCTTCGGTTTCATCACTGGTCAAGACGGAAAAGATGTTTTCGTACATTTCTCAGCTATCCAAACAGACGGATTCAAAACTCTTGAAGAAGGTCAAGCAGTAAACTACGACGTTGAAGATGGCGCTCGTGGATTACAAGCTGTTAACGTTACACGTTAA
- a CDS encoding 5-formyltetrahydrofolate cyclo-ligase, protein MKKKAEIRKKMKVFLKNFNLAEKHDQTTRIVDKFLASEQYKQAEVIAVFLPMSFEFDMTRILSDQTKRLVIPKTLAHYQMIFTDYDPDNLIMTAFGVQESRDTLSITPDLIIVPGLAWSNAGYRIGFGGGYYDRYLANFKGDTVSFVYDFQIIPDFQPDSFDIVISSLFKV, encoded by the coding sequence ATGAAAAAGAAAGCAGAAATACGAAAAAAAATGAAAGTTTTCTTAAAAAACTTTAATTTAGCTGAAAAACATGATCAAACAACACGGATTGTTGACAAGTTTTTGGCATCTGAGCAGTATAAGCAAGCCGAAGTGATTGCTGTTTTCCTACCGATGTCCTTTGAGTTCGATATGACAAGAATTTTATCAGATCAAACCAAACGGCTCGTGATTCCTAAAACGCTAGCTCATTACCAGATGATCTTCACCGATTATGACCCAGATAACCTCATCATGACAGCATTTGGGGTTCAAGAGTCGCGTGATACGCTCAGTATTACTCCAGATTTAATCATCGTTCCGGGATTAGCTTGGTCTAATGCAGGTTATCGCATTGGCTTTGGTGGTGGCTATTATGATCGATACCTAGCAAATTTTAAGGGAGACACGGTAAGCTTTGTTTATGACTTTCAAATCATACCTGATTTCCAACCAGATTCGTTTG